A stretch of Alligator mississippiensis isolate rAllMis1 chromosome 14, rAllMis1, whole genome shotgun sequence DNA encodes these proteins:
- the SARM1 gene encoding NAD(+) hydrolase SARM1 — protein sequence MPMVLTLLVSAYKLCQFFAMSSSEQLCVPQDASPAGWWARLGGAREVSPGVSTDVRAALDRILPQLHLAISSLKQAAGPAELRGAIATIFQLVEEAWVIPTVGRDVAKALCDVIRLEGGLDLLLSLLHTAELETKCHAGKLLEQILVAENRDRIARIGLGVILNLAKERDSPQLARSVSGILEHMFKHTEDTCGQLISDGGLDAILYWCRGTDPVMLRHCAMALANCAMYGGQANQRLMVERKAAEWLFPLAFSKADELVRLHACLAIAVLATNKEIEREVESSGTLALVEPFIASLDPEQFAHNLLGSSDNSQGRTANDLQRLVPLLDSSRLEAQCIAAFYLCTEAAIKTRQKTTQIFNEIGATQSLKRLVCYSTGGTVSALAKKALRTMGEEVPRRILPLVPSWKPLEVQTWLQQIGFNQYCQRFLDHQVDGDLLLKLTEMDLQEDLGMVSSITRKRFFRELVELKTYANYCTCDRSNLADWLGNVDPKFRQYTYNLVTCGIDRNFLHRVTEQQLQEDCHIDLGFHRVRILCAAREMLHSPLPCSGCKSTSNGPDVFISYRRSTGSQLASLLKVHLQLHGFSAFIDVEKLEAGKFEDKLIQSVMSARNFVLVLSPGSLDKCMADPECKDWVHKEIVTALNCGKNIVPVTDHFEWPDPQTLPEDMRAVLKFNGIKWSHEYQDATIEKIIRFLQGRSSRDSSAGSENSLECVPPLAQT from the exons ATGCCCATGGTTCTCACCCTCCTCGTCTCTGCCTATAAACTGTGCCAGTTCTTTGCCATGTCCTCCTCGGAGCAGCTGTGCGTGCCTCAGGATGCGAGCCCAGCAGGCtggtgggccaggctggggggcgCCCGGGAGGTGTCCCCCGGGGTGAGCACAGATGTCCGGGCAGCTCTGGACCGCATCCTGCCGCAGCTGCACTTGGCCATCTCCTCCCTGAAGCAAGCAGCCGGCCCCGCGGAGCTGCGAGGGGCCATCGCCACCATCTTCCAGCTGGTGGAGGAGGCCTGGGTGATACCCACGGTGGGCAGGGATGTGGCCAAGGCGCTGTGCGACGTGATCCGTCTGGAGGGGGGCCTGGACCTGCTGCTGAGCCTGCTCCACACAGCCGAGCTGGAGACCAAGTGCCATGCGGGGAAGCTCCTGGAGCAGATCCTGGTAGCGGAGAACAG GGACCGGATTGCCCGGATTGGCCTGGGTGTGATCCTGAACCTGGCCAAGGAGCGAGACAGCCCGCAACTGGCCCGCAGCGTCTCGGGCATCCTGGAGCACATGTTCAAGCACACCGAGGACACGTGCGGCCAGCTGATCTCAGATGGCGGCCTGGACGCCATCCTGTACTGGTGCCGTGGGACTGATCCGGTCATGCTGCGCCACTGCGCCATGGCCCTGGCCAACTGCGCCATGTACGGCGGGCAGGCCAACCAGCGGCTCATGGTGGAGAGGAAGGCGGCTGAGTGGCTCTTCCCGCTGGCCTTCTCCAAGGCGGATGAGCTGGTGCGCCTGCACGCCTGCCTGGCCATCGCTGTGCTGGCCACCAACAAAGAGATCGAGCGGGAGGTGGAGAGCTCGGGCACCCTGGCGCTGGTGGAGCCCTTCATCGCCTCCCTGGACCCCGAGCAGTTTGCCCACAACCTGCTGGGCAGCAGCGACAACAGCCAGGGCCGTACGGCCAACGACCTGCAACGCCTGGTGCCGCTGCTGGACAGCTCGCGGCTGGAAGCCCAATGCATCGCCGCCTTCTACCTCTGCACCGAGGCCGCCATCAAGACCCGGCAGAAGACGACCCAG ATTTTCAACGAGATTGGGGCTACCCAGAGCCTGAAGCGGCTCGTGTGCTACTCAACTGGCGGCACCGTCTCGGCACTGGCCAAGAAGGCGCTGCGCACCATGGGCGAGGAGGTGCCGCGCCGGATCCTGCCCCTCgtccccagctggaagcccctcgaggtgcagacctggctgcagcAGATCGGCTTCAACCAGTACTGCCAGCGCTTCCTG GATCACCAGGTGGACGGGGACCTGCTGCTTAAGCTGACAGAGATGGACCTGCAAGAGGACCTGGGGATGGTTTCCAGCATCACCCGCAAGAG GTTTTTCCGGGAGCTTGTGGAGCTGAAGACGTATGCGAACTACTGCACCTGCGACCGCAGCAACCTGGCCGACTGGCTGGGCAATGTGGACCCCAAGTTCCGCCAGTACACGTACAACCTGGTGACCTGCGGCATCGACCGCAACTTCCTGCACCGCGTGAccgagcagcagctgcaggaggactGCCACATCGACCTGGGCTTCCACCGCGTCCGCATCCTTTGTGCCGCCAGGG AAATGCttcactcccccctgccctgcagtggctGCAAATCCACCTCCAATGGGCCTGACGTCTTTATCAGCTACCGGCGCAGCACAGGGTCACAGCTAGCCAG CCTGCTGAAGGTCCACCTGCAGCTGCACGGCTTCAGCGCATTCATCgacgtggagaagctggaggCTGGGAAGTTCGAAGACAAGCTGATCCAGAGCGTGATGAGCGCCCGCAACTTTGTGCTGGTGCTCTCCCCGGGCTCACTGGACAAGTGCATGGCAGACCCCGAGTGCAAGGACTGGGTGCACAAG GAGATCGTGACAGCGCTGAACTGTGGGAAGAACATCGTCCCCGTGACCGACCACTTTGAGTGGCCTGACCCACAGACACTCCCTGAGGACATGAGGGCCGTCCTCAAATTCAATGGCATCAA GTGGTCCCACGAGTACCAGGACGCCACGATCGAGAAGATCATCCGCTTCCTCCAGGGCCGCTCATCCCGGGACTCCTCCGCCGGCTCTGAGAACAGCCTGGAGTGCGTGCCACCCCTGGCGCAGACCTAG